From Coturnix japonica isolate 7356 chromosome 1, Coturnix japonica 2.1, whole genome shotgun sequence, the proteins below share one genomic window:
- the TOB2 gene encoding protein Tob2: MHLEIKVALNFIISYLYNKLPRRRADLFGEELERLLKKKYEGHWYPEKPLKGSGYRCVHIGETVDPVVELAAKRSGLTVEDVRANVPEELSVWIDPFEVSYQIGEKGSVKVLYLDDSEGCSAAELDKEIKSSFNPDAQVFVPIGSQDNSLSNSPSPSFGQSPSPTFIPRSAQPITFTTATFAATKFGSTKMKKGGGAGAGGGGAGAVQQPRMVRSPTTNLLKHKGLSLSMHSLNFIGGAGSQAPQSQLSPNAKEFVYSGGSPGASSLFFDGVASESQASSIPPASQFNAGTGSTFDMAQVFGGSTNSLFLEKSPFVEGLSYNLNAMQYPSQSFQPVVLAN, encoded by the coding sequence ATGCATCTGGAGATTAAAGTTGCTCTTAACTTCATCATCTCATACCTGTACAACAAGCTTCCTCGGAGGCGGGCGGACCTGTTTGGTGAGGAGCTAGAGCGcctgctgaagaagaaatatgaggGTCACTGGTACCCGGAGAAGCCTCTGAAGGGCTCAGGCTACCGCTGTGTTCATATTGGGGAGACGGTGGACCCAGTAGTGGAGCTGGCGGCCAAGCGGAGCGGGCTGACTGTGGAGGATGTACGTGCCAATGTGCCGGAAGAACTGAGTGTCTGGATTGATCCCTTTGAGGTCTCCTACCAGATCGGTGAGAAGGGCTCTGTTAAGGTCCTCTATCTGGATGACAGcgagggctgcagtgctgctgagctggacAAAGAAATCAAGAGCAGCTTCAACCCTGATGCCCAGGTATTCGTCCCCATTGGCAGCCAGGACAACTCGCTGTCCAACTCTCCATCCCCCTCTTTTGGCCAGTCACCGAGTCCCACCTTCATCCCTCGCTCTGCCCAGCCCATCACTTTCACCACTGCCACGTTTGCTGCCACTAAATTCGGCTCCACCAAGATGAAGAAGGGTGGGGGGGCCGGAGCAGGGGGTGGTGGTGCAGGGGCTGTGCAACAGCCACGGATGGTCAGGTCGCCCACTACCAACCTGCTGAAGCACAAGGGCCTCTCCCTGTCCATGCACTCTCTGAACTTCATCGGGGGTGCTGGGAGCCAAGCCCCGCAGTCGCAGCTCTCCCCCAATGCCAAGGAGTTCGTTTACAGTGGTGGCTCACCAGGGGCCAGCAGCCTGTTCTTTGATGGTGTTGCCAGTGAGAGCCAGGCCAGCAGCATCCCTCCGGCATCACAGTTCAACGCTGGCACGGGCAGCACCTTTGACATGGCTCAGGTCTTTGGCGGCAGCACCAACAGCCTCTTCTTGGAGAAGTCTCCCTTTGTGGAAGGACTCAGCTACAACCTGAACGCCATGCAGTATCCCAGCCAGTCCTTCCAGCCCGTCGTCCTGGCCAACTGA